From Pirellulales bacterium:
GCCATCTGGAAATCGAACGCGGCGAGGCTGGCGGGTGGGACAGATCGGAGCGAGAGTTCTAAAGTATACTCGGGCGAAGTCGTTGCCGCTGTCGTCCTTCCAGTAGGCATCGCTAATGCCCGTGGGCGCGGACATTTTTTCGCCACGGCCCCGGCCGACCAACTTTCGTCCGACGTGCTAACGGTGTACTCTCAAGTGACTTGGCCCGCCCGATTCACGCACACCAGCCCACGAGGGAACTTATGCGCAAGCCACTTCGCTCCATCCGCCGCCAGGTATCGCGACGCCAGTTCCTGGCCGCCGGTGCCGCCGGTTCGGCCCTGCTGGCTGGATTGCCGACCATCGTGACAGCCAAAAAAACCGATTCACCGCTAGTCGTGGGCGAGGGAGAGCATCGCTACGAAGTGCAGCACGACTGGCCACAACTTCCCGACAGATTTACCTGGCAAACGACACATAACGTGGCCGTCGATAAGGCCGGCTGCCTGTACGTCATTCACGAAGGCAAGGCCGACCAGAAGGATCACCCCGCGATCTTCGTCTTCGATCCCGACGGCAAATACATCCGCTCGTTCGGCAAGCAATTTCAAGGCGGAGGCCACGGGATCGAAATCCGCGAAGAAGCCGGGCAGGAATTCCTGTACGTCTGCGCCTACCAGATGCTGAAGACCTTCGCCAAACTCGACCTGGCAGGCGAAACCGTCTGGCAGAAGTATGCGCCCATGGATTCCGGAGTGTACGCCGCCGACGAAAATACCAAGCCGACGGGTCAATGGGGGCGCGACCGGTTCATGCCGACGAATTTCGCGTTCCTCGACGACGGCGGCTTCCTCCTGGCCGACGGCTACGGCGCCTTCTACGTCCACCGCTACGACAAAAACGGCAACTGGCTCTCGTGTTTCGGCGGGCCGGGCG
This genomic window contains:
- a CDS encoding peptidase, producing the protein MRKPLRSIRRQVSRRQFLAAGAAGSALLAGLPTIVTAKKTDSPLVVGEGEHRYEVQHDWPQLPDRFTWQTTHNVAVDKAGCLYVIHEGKADQKDHPAIFVFDPDGKYIRSFGKQFQGGGHGIEIREEAGQEFLYVCAYQMLKTFAKLDLAGETVWQKYAPMDSGVYAADENTKPTGQWGRDRFMPTNFAFLDDGGFLLADGYGAFYVHRYDKNGNWLSCFGGPGEGKGKFNTPHGVWVDRRAGREPAIVVCDRANNTLQYFSMDGKYLETLTGYGLPANAETWKNLLVIPELHARITLLDEKNNVVARLGDDVARITGEGGMKIRTDRNAWQAGKFVHPHDACFGHDGSIFVAEWVATGRVSRLRRVS